A portion of the Microbulbifer agarilyticus genome contains these proteins:
- a CDS encoding DUF2256 domain-containing protein, which yields MTRKNALPEKTCPVCGRPFTWRRKWKRCWHEVRYCSERCRRQRRRSETKTIDEKQKRRLNEAGLVSQ from the coding sequence GTGACTCGGAAAAACGCGCTACCTGAAAAAACCTGCCCGGTATGCGGGCGCCCCTTCACCTGGCGCCGGAAATGGAAGCGCTGCTGGCATGAAGTGCGTTACTGCAGCGAACGCTGCCGGCGACAACGTCGCAGAAGCGAGACGAAAACTATCGACGAAAAGCAGAAGCGGAGGCTAAATGAAGCTGGTCTGGTTTCTCAATAA